GGGCCTGCATGACGTCCAGCGACGAGGCGCGGAACTGCAGCAGGCCGCCCAGCTTGCCGCCGGTGACGTCGGCGTCGTTCAGCTCGACCGACACGGTCTTGCCGCCCGAACCGGCCGGCAGCGTGTAGGCGACGACGGTGCGGCTGACGTCCTTGGACGATGCCACGGCCTGCAGCGGATAGATGGTGTTGCCCGACAGCAGCGCCTGGCCACCCGAGGCCAGCGAGATGTTGATCTTGTCGCCCTGCTCGTAGGTCGTGACGCCGATCAGCTGGTTCAGTTCCGAGACGGCCTGGTCGCGCTGGTCCATCAGGTCGTTGGGGGGATTGCCGCCGGCCTTGGCGCGGGCCGTGGAAATCTGGTTGTTCAGGTCGTCGATGCGGGTCAGGTAGCTGTTGACCTGGTCGACCGTGGTCGAGATCTGCGTATTCAGGCCCAGGCGCTGGTTCTGCATTTCCTGGTAGGCCGAGCGGATCTGCGTGGTCAGGCTGTTGGCCTTGCCCAGCAAGTCCTGGCGCGCGGCGGGATCCGCCGGCTTGCTGGCCACGGTGTTCATGCTGGTGAAGAAATTCGACAGGCCCGGGGCGATGCCCACGGTGCGGTCGGCGAACAGGTTGTTGACCTGGGAAATCTGGTCGAACTGGGTCTGTAGCTGGGCGCTGCTGCCCTGCGCGCCGACCAGCTGCTTGTACAGGAAGCTGTCGTAGCTGCGCACCACGGTGTCCACCTGGACGCCGCGGCCGATGAAGCCATTGCTGGTGGCCTGGGCGCCGGCGGTCGAGATCATGACGCGCTGGCGGTTGTAACCGACCGTGGTGGCATTGTTGATGTTGTGGCCGGTGGTTGCCAGGCCCGCCTGGGACGCGTTCAGCCCGCCCAATGCCAATTTGTACAGATTCATGCTGACAATGCCCCGTATGTAACCGCGACTGATATTTCTGGATACCCGATTAACGGCAGCAGGTAGTCCAAATTTAGAGTCCTTCCAACATCTGACGCGAAATATCGACCTTGGCGGCGGCGCCGCGCAGCTGGCTCATGACGCCGATCAATTTCTGCGCATACTGCGGATCGGTGGCGTAGCCGGAACTCTGGATGCGGCGGGCGGCCTCGATCTCGTTGCGCGCCTGGGTCACGCTCTCGTAGCGCGGACTGGTGCCGATCAGGCGGGCGTAGTCGGCGAACGATTCCTCGTAGGACGAATAGGCCCGGAAGGGTTGCGTCACCTTTTTCGCGACGCCGCCTTCGTATTCGGTGGTCAGCACATTGACGACCTTGCCCTTCCAGCTCGACCCCGCCTTGATGCCGAACAGGTTGTAGCTGGTGCGGCCGTCCTCGTGCTTGATCTCGCGCTGGCCCCAGCCGGACTCCAGGGCCGCCTGGCCCATGATGAGGCGGGCCGGCACGCCGCTCTGCTGCGACGCCAGGGTGGCCGCGCGCGACATCTTCGACACGAAATTGATGACGTGCTCGGGCGCGCCCTCGGCCGCGGCCAGGGCCCGGTCGCTGGCGCGGTTGTTGCGCATCACGTCCATCAGCGCCGACACCTGGCGCGAGCCGCCGGTCTGGAAATCCAGGTCGGTGCCCTGCCCCAGGCGCTGCACGGCCTCGGCCGACAGGTCGCCGGGCTTGCCCTGCTGCATCTGCGCCAGGATCGACTGCGACAGGCCGATGCCGGGCGTGGCCAGGTGCAGCGCCAGCTGCTCGTCGGCCATGGATTGCAGCATCTGGGTCTGCTGCGAGTCGAACAGCCCTTCCTTGGGCGTCGCCTCGCGCATGCGCTTGAGCATCATCTGCAGGAACAGGGCCTCGAACTGCTTGGCCACCTGCTTCTGCTGCTCGGTGCCGGGATTGGCCGGGTCCTTGGTCACGTCGCGCTTCAGGTCCGACAGGCGACCCATGTCGAACACGGAATCCTGGCGACTGCCCAGGGACGCGGAGGTGTTGGTGTAGCCCATGGCGGTCAGATGATTTCCAGCTCGGCGCGCAGGGCGCCGGCGCTCTTCATGGCCTGCAGGATCGCCAGGAGGTCCTGCGGCGTGGCGCCCAGGGCGTTCAGGCCCTTGACCACGTCGGCCAGGTTGGCGCTGGTAGTCACGCGTTGCAGCGAACCGTTGTCCTGGCGCACCTCGATCTGGGTGTTGGGCACCACCACCGTCTGCCCTTCCGTGAACGGCGTATCCGGTTGCGACACCTGGTTCTGGCGGTTGATGATGACCGACAGGTTGCCGTGCGCCACGGCGGCTTCCTCGATCATGACCGTGCGGTTCATGACCACCGAGCCGGTGCGGGCGTTGATGATGACCTTGGCGACGGTCGGCGCGCGCGTGACCTGCAGGTCCTCGACCTGCGACAGGAAGCGCGCCTGCGCCGACTGCTCCATCGGGCTGCGTACCTGCACCACGCGGCCGTCCAGCGCCGTGGCGGTGCCCTGCCCGAACTTGCGGTTCAGCGCCGCCACCACGTTCTGGGCGGTGCCGAAGTCGGTGTTGTTCATTTCCAGGTAGATGTAACCGTCGCGCGCGAAGGTGGTCGGCACCCCGCGCTCGACGATCGCGCCGGCGCTGATGCGGCCGCCGTTGAGCTGGTTGATCTGCACGCTGGAGCCGCCGGCCGAGGCGCCCGCGCCGCCGACCAGGATGTTGCCCTGGGCGATCGCGTAGACCTGGCTGTCGGCGCCCTTGAGCGGGGTCATCAGCAACGTGCCGCCGCGCAGGCTCTTGGCGTTGCCCATCGAGGACACCACCACGTCGAGCGTCTGGCCCGGACGGGCGAACGCCGGCAGGGTCGTGGTGACCATGACCGCCGCCACGTTCTTGAGCTGCATGTTGCTGCCGGCGGGCACGGTGATGCCCAGCTGCGACAGCATGTTGGTCAGGCTCTGCTGCGTGAATGGCGTCTGGCGCACCTGGTCGCCACTGCCGTCCAGACCCACCACCAGGCCATAGCCGATCAGCTGGTTGCCGCGCACCCCCTGGATGGAGGCCAGGTCCTTGAGCCGTTCGGCATGCGCCGCCGAGGCGCCGGCCAGCAGCCCCGCCGCGACACAAACGCGCGCCAGCAGGGACAACAGGGCGGAAATCGGAGTGGGTTGTTTCATGGTCAGAACGGCGAAGCGATCAGGAAGAAGCGTTGCAGCCAGCCCATGGTCTGGACCTCGTCCATGACGCCCTTGCTGCGGTATTCGATGCGGGCGTCGGCCACCTGGGTGGACGACACGGTGTTCGTGCCGGTGATCGAGCGCGGATCGACCACGCCCGAGAAGCGCACGTACTCGCTGCCCCGGTTGATGGCGATCTGCTTTTCGCCGGCCACTTGCAGGTTGCCGTTGGACATCACGCCCACCACCGTGGTGGTGATGGTGCCGGTGAAGGCGTTGTTGGCGGTGCTGTCGCCCTTGCCCTGCGATACGTTGCCGCCCTTGGCGTCGGTATTCAGGTTGGCATTGGCCCAGCTGTCCATGAACGACGGCGCGGCGGCGATGCCCAGGCTGGCATTGCCGCTGCGATTGGTGTTGGTCGCGACGTTCTTGGAGGCGTTGGTCTTCTCATTCAGGACGATGGTGACGATGTCGCCGACGTTGCGCGGCCGGCGGTCCTCGAACAGCGGATAGTTGCCGTACGTCGTGGGCTGGTAGATCGAGCCGGTGGGCTGCGCCGTCGGCATCGGCGGCGCCGGCGGCGCCGCCGTCGTCGGCCCGGTCACGATGGGCTCGGGCGGAATCATGGCGCAACCGGCCACCAGCAACGCCAGGGCCGCACTCGAAACCAGACGCAGGACAGACGACATAGGCATCACAGTTGGGTCAGGCGGGCCAGCATTTCGTCCGAGGTCTTGACGGCTTTGCTGTTCATTTCGTAAGCGCGCTGGGTCGTGATCATGTTGACCAGTTCCTCGGCGACGTTCACGTTGGAGGTTTCGACGTAGTTCTGCATGAACGTGCCGGCGCCATCGACGCCGGGCTGCAGCAGGTTGGCCGGGCCGGAGGCGTCGGTTTCCAGGTACAGGTTCTCGCCGACGCTCTGCAGGCCGGTCGGGTTGATGAAGGTGGCGATCTGCAGCTGGCCGATCTGCACGTTGACGCCGGCCGCGCCGGGCTGCGTCACCGAGACGATGCCGTCCTTGCCGATGGAGATCGACAGGGCGTTGTCCGGCACGTTCATCGGCGGCTGGATCACGTAGCCGCTGACCGTGGTCAGCTGGCCGTTCTGGTCGCGCTGCAGCGCGCCGTCACGGGTGTAGGCCTGGGTGCCGTCCGGCAGTTCGACCTGCAGGAAGCCGCGGCCGTTGATCGCCACGTCCAGTTCGCCGCCGGTGTTGTTCAGGCCGCCGGTGGTGTGGATGCGCTCGGTGGCGGCCACGCGGGCGCCGGTGCCGAGCTGCAGGCCCGACGGCAGCTGCGTGGCGTCGCCGACCTGGGCGCCGGGCTGGCGCAGGGTCTGGTACATCAGGTCCTGGAACACGGCGCGGCCGCGCTTGAAGCCATTGGTCGAGACGTTGGCCAAGTTGTTGGAAATCACGTCCATCGAGGTCTGTTGACCTTCCAGGCCCGTCTTGGCAATCCACAGCGAACGCATCATGATGAAGTACTCCTGGAGCGGCGGCCCGGCCGCGCGCGAAAATTATTTTGTTCGGATCGGCTGACCGGATCAGGAAACCGAGAGGATGCCGTTGGCGCGCTCGGCGTTGCGATCCGCCTGCTGCACCACCTGCATCTGCTGCTCGAAGCGGCGGGCGTTCTCGATCATGCCCACCATCGCCGCCATGGGATTGGTATTGCTGCCTTCCAGCACGCCGGACAGCACCCGCAGGCTGGGGTCGGCGGGGGCCGGCGGCGCCGGCTGGCCATTGACCGGCGCCAGGCGGAAGACGCCGTCGTCGCCGTGCACCAGTTGCGCTTCCGGCGGGTTGGCGAGCTTGATGCGGCCCAGGTTCAGGATGTTGTTCGGGGCATCGCCGGCGCCAATGGCGGTGATGGTGCCGTCCGAGGTGATCGTCAGCGCCGCCTGGTCGGGCACGTCGATGATGCCGTTCTGGTCGGACATCACGGGCTGGCCCAGCGAGGTCTGCAGCAGGCCGTTCACGCCCACCTGCAGGCTGCCGGCGCGAGTGTAGGCCTCGCCTTGCGGGGTCTGCACCGCGATCCAGCCGTTGGAGCTGGCCAGGGCCACGTCCAAGTCGCGGCCCGTGGTCTGCATGTTGCCCATCTCGAAGTTGTTGCGGGGCGTCGACGCCACCGTCGAAACACGCGTCGGCAGGCTAACGCCGTCGTTCACCGGAACCGACCGGTACAACGCGATCTGCTCGCGAAAGCCCGGCGTGTTCACGTTGGCCATGTTGTTGGAGAGCGCGGCCTGGTGCTCCGTGATCCGCGCTGCGCCATTCATGGCGGTGTAGATGATTCGATCCATTGCCTATTCCGTCGGTGTCGTCGCGTGCCCGTCAGGCATTACTTCAGGTTCATCAGGACTTGCATGATTTCGTCCTGGGTCTTGATGGTCTGCGAGTTGGCCTGGTAGGTGCGCTGGGCGATGATCATGTTGACCAGCTCCTTGCTCATGTCCACGTTCGAGGCTTCGGTCGCCTGACCCACCACCTTGGACATGCCGTTGTTGCCCGGCTGGCCCAGGATCGGCTGGCCCGACGAGGCGGTTTCCTTCCAGGCGTTGTTGCCCACCGGCTGCAGGCCCTGCAGGTTGGCGAAGTCGGCCAGCACGATGGTGCCGACGATCGAGGTTTCGCCGTTGGTGTAGCTGGCCACCAGGCTGCCGTCGGCGCTGATGTTGATGCCGCGGAACTCGCCCGAGGAGTAGCCGTCCGGCTGGGACTTGAGCGCGTAGGCGCTGCCGTACTGCGTGGTGCCGGCGTAGTTCACGGCGATCGCCATCGGATCGGCCGGGGTGGTGCCGCCGCCCGGCGTCGCGAACGACAGGTTGACCGTGGCGGCGCTGGTCATCACGCCGGCCTTGTTGAACGTGAACTGGGTCGGGTTGCCCCACACGCCGCCCGCCTGGGTGGTCGGCGCCATGGCCTGGCCGTCAATGGTGTAGTAGACGTCGTAGACGCTGTTGCCGGCGGCGTCGGCGGCGCGCTTGGCGAAGTACTGCATCACCTGGTGCGAGTTGCCCAGCGAGTCGTAGACCGTCATGGGCGAGGCATTGGTGTAGCTGCCGGGGACCTTGGGGTCGAACGGCTTGCCGACTTCGGTCACGGCGGCGGTGAAGTCGACGAAACCGGGGATGACGTTCAGGTTGCCGGCGGTGACCTGGCCGGTGCCGTCGATGGTGACGGTATTGGGCGCGGTGCCGTAGGTGTTGGCCGGCGGGTTGCCCGGCGCCCAGGTGATCGCGCCGCCAGGCGCCTTGGTGAAGGTGTAGGCGGTGCCGCCCAGCGTCACGGAGCCCGGCACGGCCGGCGACGTCACGGTGTCGACCTGGTAGATGACCTTGGCGTTGGCGTCCAGGTTGGCCACGGTGGTGGCGGTCGAGGTGGCCTTGGGCGCCACGTTGGCGGTGGGCAGCTGCAGCTCGACCGGGTTGGCGCCGATGCCGCCGTTGGGGTAGCCGGTCAGGCGGTAGCCCTGCGCGTTGACGATGAAGTTGTTCTTGTCGACCAGGAACTCGCCGTTGCGGGTGTACATCACGGCGCCGCTCTGGTCGGTGACGCGGAACATTCCCTTGGCGCCATCGATGGCGATGTCGTATTCGCCGCCGCCGCCGTTGACCGTGCCCACCGTGAAGCGCTGGGTGATCGCCGACACCTTGGTGCCCAGGCCCACGCGCGAGCTGGCGTAGACGTCCGCGAACGACGCGGTCGACGACTTGAAGCCGACGGTGCCCGAGTTGGCGATGTTGTTGCCGATGACGTCCAGGTTCTGCGCCGCGGCGTTCAGGCCGCTCAATCCTTGTCCGAAACCCATGTTTTCTCTCGCTAATCTTTAAAGGGGAAACCGCCGCCGTGGCGCCGGCTGATAATCAAACCGGCTGGCCTCAGCCGATCACCTTGCGCACATCCAGCATGCTGGTCTGGCCATCCAGGCCCATATCCAGGCGCAGGCCGTTGGTGGAGTAAGCCACGCTCTTGACCTTGCCGTACTTCAGCACTTCGGCGGCCACCTTCTTGTCATCGCCATCCGTGGCCAGGACGGACACGGTGTACGCGCCCGCATCCAGCGCCACGCCGGAGTCGTTCTTGCCGTCCCAGTCCAGCGTGTACACGCCGGCCTTCTGCTCGCCCAGCTCGATGGTGCGCACGACCTGGCCGTTGGCGTCGGAAATGCGCACCTGGACCTTGGCGGCGTCCTTCTGCAGATCGATGCCGTAAGGCGTGACCACGCGCTCGGAGGGGTTCGCGCTGTCCACGCCGACCTTGACGGCCGAACCGGGCACCAGCACGCCCTTGCCGATCATCGCGACCGCGTTCATGGACTGCGACACGTCGATCTGGCCGCTGATGGCCAGCATGGTGTTCTTGAGGTTGGTGATGCCTTCCACCGTGGAGATCTGCGCCAGCTGCGAAGTCAGCTCGGCGTTCTGCATCGGGTTCAGCGGGTCCTGGTTCTTGAGCTGCGTGACCAGCAGCTTCAGGAACTGGTCCTGCAGGCCCTGGGCGGTGCTGGAGCCATTGGCGCCGCTTTGCGCCAGGCCCAGGCCGGTCTTGCTCGTGGATTGGTCGACGGTGGTCATGGGTTCACTTCTTCAAAAACTTCCGCGCGGGCGGCGCGGCGCGCGGAATCAGGCGGATCAGGATTGGCCGATGGTGAGGGTTTTCTGCATCAGGCTCTTGGCGGTGTTGAGCACCTCGACGTTGGCCTGGTACGAACGCGACGCCGCGATCATGTTGACGGTTTCCGCGATCGGATCGACGTTGGGCATGCTGATGTAGCCCTGCGCGTCGGCCATCGGATGCTTGGGGTCGTAGACCTGCTTGAGGGGGGACTGGTCCACCACCACGCCGGCCACGCGCACGCCGCCGATCTCGCGGCCCTGCGTCTGGCCGGCCGGCGGGTTGACCTGGAACACCACCTGGCGGGCCCGGTACGGCTGGCCGTCGGGACCGACCACGCTGTCGGCGTTGGCCATGTTGCTGGCCGCCACGTTCATGCGCTGTGACTGCGCGCTCAGCGCCGAACCGGCGATATCGAAAATGCTCAACAAGGACATTGCCTGCGGTTCCCTATGAAAATCAATCCTGGATGGCGGCCATCATGGTGCGGATACGACCCGACAGCAGCTGCATCGTGCTCTGGTAGTGCAAGGTGTTGTCGGCGAACTGGACCCGTTCGATGTCCATGTCGACCGTGTTGCCGTCCATGCTGGGCTGGTACGGCAGGCGATACAGCAGATCGGTCGGCCCCTGCGACACGGCCTTGGCCGGGATGTGGCGCGCCGACGTCAGGGTCAGCGAGGTATCCGGCAGGCGCTTGGTACCTTCCATGGCGTTCTGCATCGCCGTCTTGAAATCGAAGTCACGCGCCTTGTAGTTGGGCGTGTCGGCATTGGCGATGTTCGAGGACAGCACTTCCTGGCGCTGCGCGCGCAGCCCCAGGGACTGCTGGAAGAAGCGGAAATCTTCATTAAGCCGGTCTAGCATCGGATCGCCTTCAATACGGATGAAACCCGGGACAGCGGACACACCGTTATCCCATTGGATGACGGCATCATAGGGGCGGGTGCGACAACACAATCAGCCAAATAACCCGTCATTTCTCATCCAATTCACGTATTGCCAAGCGGCGCGCGCTTCTACAATTCGGACATGATGAAATTCCCCGCAAACCTCCGCGCGCACGCCGCCTGCCTGGCCGCCCTGTTGCTGGCCCCGGCGGCCCAGGCGCAGGACGCCGCCGTCCAGGCGCCCGAGGCGATCATCATCGCCGCGCAGACCTATTTGCTGGAACAACTCGCCGCGCTGCCCGGCCAGGCATCGGTGGCCATCGATCCGCCGCGGGCGGAGCGCCTGGCGCCCTGCGATGCCTTGTCCCCATTTATGCCCTCGGGCATGAAACTGCGCTCGCGCATGACGGTGGGCGTGCGCTGCAACGCGCCCAAGCCCTGGACCACCTACGTGCAGGCCACGGTCAGCGTGCCGGGCTACTACTATGTGGCGTCGCGCATGATCGCGGCGGGCCAGGCCCTGACGCCCGCCGACCTGGCGCCGCGCGACGGCGACCTGGTGGCCCTGCCCCCGGGCGTCATCACCAATCCCGACACGGTGGTCGGCATGACCGCGGCCTACCGGATCAATGCCGGCCAGCCGGTCAAGGGCGCCGCCCTGCGCAACGCCCAGTCGGTGGTGCGCGGCTCGAACGTCCGCATCAACGCCCGCGGCAAGGGGTTCGTGGTCAGCAGCGAGGGGCAGGCCCTGGACAACGCGGCGCCGGGCGCCACGGTCCAGGTCCGCACCGCCAGCGGCCAGGTGGTCAGCGGCGTGGTGCGCAATGCAGGCCTGGTCGAAATACAACTTTAGGCAATGTTACATATCGCGTTGCGGCAAGCGCCCTCCTACCCTAAAGTTCCTTCCGACCCTGTCGTTACAGAGACATAAGTAGGCGGAGCCGTCGCAAACCGACCCAGGACGCCCTGCGGAGAAAACCTTGAAGATCAATTCGACAACCAACCGGCCCATCTCGGCAGATGCGGTCAGCCCTCGCGCCGAGTCCGCGGTCGCCCAGGCCTACGGCGCCGGCAGCGGCAGCGGTTCCAGCAGCTCGCAGGTCGCGCTGAGCTCGGCCTCGCGCAAGATGCTGGCCCTGCAGGACGGCTCGAACGACATCAACGTCGAACGCGTCGCCGCGATTCGCGCCGCCATCGCCTCGGGCCAGCTCAAGATCGACACCAGCCGCATCGCCGATGGCCTGATCGCCAGCGCCCGCGACCTGCTGAAGTAACACCGTCTTTGCAAGATCGCCGTTTTTTCGACCCGTCCGCCCGAGTATGACCATGAGCCCTGTCGAGTCCCTGCAAGCCTGCATGAAGCAGGAAGATGCCCTGATCACCGAGTTTTCCTCCATCCTGGAAGAAGAAACCAAAGTGCTGGTCGGGCCGGGCAATGTCGACGCGCTGCATGACATCACCGAGCGCAAGGGCAACATCGCCCAGCAACTGGTCGACCTCAGCCACACCCGCGACGGCCTGCTGGCCGAGATCGGCCTGCCCGCCGGCCACGCCGGCACCGAGCAGGCCGCCGTGCAGCATCCGCAGCTGTCCGACGTCTGGCAGGCCCTGCTGGCCAAGTCGGCGTCGGCCAACGAAATCAACATGCGCAACGGCGCCCTGATCGACGTGCACCTGCGCTACACCCAGCAATCCCTGGACGCCCTGCGCCAGATCGGCGGCCTGGGCGGCACCTCGACCTACGACGCCCAGGGCCGCGGCGCCCGCGCCACCCCAGGCCGCAAGCCGATCGTCGCCGGCTGAACCGGATCCCGACACTCCCAAGACAAACAGCCCGCTTTCGCGGGCTGTTTGTCTTGGCGGCCGTGCGGCCTTCCCGCGCCGGGACGCCCTAGACGCCGCCGGCCATTTCCAGCATGGCGAACATCTTCAGCAGCGCCACCGGCAGCAGGCGCCCGGAAAGCTTGCGCTCCGGGCTGACGACGCCGGCCAGCGTGGCGCGCACGCCGTCCGCCGCCGAGGCATGCGCCAGTTGCCAGCAGGCCGCGCCCAGTTGGCCGGCCATGAGCGACTGCCGCGCCAGCGTATGCGCGCCATCGACCGCGGGCAACGCCTGCCAGGCATTGGCCATGTAGCGGAAACCGGCGCGCGCCTCTTCCTGCAGCACCAGCCAGCGCGCCACCGTGGCGGCGTCCGCCTGGCCCGCGGCCAGGTTGGTCAGGCCGAACAGCTGGCCAGCCACTTCGCCGCTGGTGGTATCGATCAGGCGGGCGCACACCAGCCGGAAGCGGGTTTCGTCGCCGCGGCCGGGCAGGCCGATCTCGGTGCCCGAGGCCCACAACGCCAACGGCGCCGGGCGGGTGCCGGGCACGGCGCGCAGGCCGGGCATGTCGCCCGGCTGGCCCACCGGCAGGTAACCGACGCTCTTGCCCACCGCATTCAGGTTGGTCGGGCATTCGTCCTGGATCACGCGCATGCCGCCCGGGCTGCGCGCCACCCACGACACGCCCTGCTCGCTCAGGCTTTGCCACAGCGCCGAGGTGCCGGCTTCGAGCATGTGCACGGCCGGCACCTGGGCCAGTTGCTCGTTCAGCCAGCGCACCCGCGCCTCCAGGGCCAGCGCCGTGTCCGGCTGCGCGGCGGCGGCCGGCGCGAACGACGACAGCATGCCGTGCGGCAGCACCAGCTGTTGGGCCGGCGCGGCCAGGGCCGCGCCGCGGTCGCTCATCAGCACGGCGCTGAGCAGCGTGCCACCGGGCAAGGCCTCGCCCTTCATGCTGGTCTTGCCGTGCATGACCAGCAGGTTGCGGCTGCAGGCGGTGGAAAATTCGCGCCGCACCATCGCCAGCGGCGTTTCGCCCAGCGCCGCGAGGCTCGAACCCGCGCCGTCGCTGACATACTCGCGCCACGAGGCGCGGGCCTGCACGCAGGCCGGGTCGCTGTCGAGCCAGCCCAGGGTGTCATCCAGGTTCTGCGCGGCCTCGATCGTGCCGGCGCCGCCCTGAGGACGCAGGATCGCCGAGGCCAGCAACTGGCGGCGGCGGGCGGGGTCGACGGTCGCCTCGGTTTCGCGCGGCGTCGACCACAGCGACGCCATGTCGGCCTCGCTGGGTGAATACAGGGCGCGGGCGCGCTCGACCATGGCGAAGGCGCGGTCGATCAGCGCGTCTGCGCGCGCCAGCTCCAGGTGCTCCGGCACCTTCTGGCCGATCGACGAATAGTGGATCGGCAGCCGGTGGCGGATCGCCGTGTCCAGCGCCGCGCCCAGGCGCGAAGCCTCGTCGAGCTTGGTGATGATGCAGCCGGCCACGTCCTCGCCGACGCCGTTGCGATAGGCGTGGGCGACTTCATCCAGCGTATCGCCCTGGCTGGCGGCGTTGAGCACCAGCAGCCGGCGCACCGGCTTGCCGGCGTTGCACAGCATCGCGGCCTGCTCGGCCACCTGGCGGTCGCGCTGGCTGATGCCGGTGGTGTCGATCAGCACGATCTTGCGGTTGCCCAGCTCGGCCAGGATGCGGCGCAGCTCGCCGGCATCGCGCACCGAATGCGCCGGCACGCCCATCAGGCGGCCGTAGATCTGCAACTGCTCGAGCGCGCCGATCCGGAAATTGTCGGTGGTCAGCATCGCCACCTGCTCGCGGCCTTCGCGCGCGACGCAGCGCGCCGCCAGCTTGGCCAGCGTGGTGGTCTTGCCGACGCCGGTCGGGCCGACCAGCGCGTACACGCCGCCGCCCAGGAATTCGTCTTCCGAGCCCAGCACCGGCAGGTGCGTGACCAGTTCATTGCGGGCCCAGGCCAGCGCGGCCTCGGCGCTCATGCCTTGCGGCATGCGCTCGACCAGCGTGCGGACCAGCTTGGTGCTGAAACCGGCGTCCAGCAGGCTGCGGAACAAGGCGGCGCCCGCCGGCTCGCGGCCAGGGCCCTGGCGACCGCCCCACAACAGGCCGTCCATGCGGCTTTCGAGCGCGCCACGCAAGGCGCTGATGGCGTCCTGCAAGCCCGCCGCGGCGTCGCCGGGCAGCGCCGCGGGCGGCATCCCCGGACCATTGCGCAGCGGCGCATCGGGCATGCGCGCCATCGGCGACGGCGCCACCGGCGGCAACTCGCGCGCCGGCGGCAAGGCCGGCATTTCCATGCGCACCGGCGCGGCGGGCGCGACGGGCGCCATCACCGCGGGCGTGGCCACTGCCGCCGTCACGGCGGGTGGCGCGGCGACCGGCGCCGGGGCCATGGCGGGCGGCGCCTGGCGAGCGACGGGTTCCGGCAGCACGTCCGGTTCGGGCAACGACTGCGCGGCATAGGCCGACTGATAGGCGGCGATCGAACGCGACGGCACCGCGTAGGCGGGCTGGGTTGCGGCAACGGTCGCCGGCGCCGCGACGGGCGCCGGCGGTGCACCGTAGGGCGGTTGCGGGGCGATCGGCGCCGCGCCATAGGCGGGTCGCGGCGCGACCGGCTGCGACGCGGCGGCGGCCGGCGCGCCATAGCCAGGCTGCGCGCCATAAGGCGGTTGCGAGGCCGTGGCCGGCGTAGCGCCGTAGCCGGGAGGCGGCGCCAGGTTGGCGGGCGCGGCGTGGCTGTACGGCGCGGGCGCCTGCGGCGGCACCGGCGCAGCCGGGGCGCGGGCCGGCGCGTGGCCGTCGGCGTATCCCTGCGGCGCGGACGCCTGCGCATGCTGCGGCGCGTCGTCGAACGCGCCA
The window above is part of the Achromobacter deleyi genome. Proteins encoded here:
- the flgK gene encoding flagellar hook-associated protein FlgK → MNLYKLALGGLNASQAGLATTGHNINNATTVGYNRQRVMISTAGAQATSNGFIGRGVQVDTVVRSYDSFLYKQLVGAQGSSAQLQTQFDQISQVNNLFADRTVGIAPGLSNFFTSMNTVASKPADPAARQDLLGKANSLTTQIRSAYQEMQNQRLGLNTQISTTVDQVNSYLTRIDDLNNQISTARAKAGGNPPNDLMDQRDQAVSELNQLIGVTTYEQGDKINISLASGGQALLSGNTIYPLQAVASSKDVSRTVVAYTLPAGSGGKTVSVELNDADVTGGKLGGLLQFRASSLDVMQAQLGQMAVGLAMSFNEQHRQGLDTAGNPGTDFFSIGKPQGVPNAANKSGAQISGTFTNLNNINAKDYEVSFDGANYRVTRVPEGTQVYNGPATGTPPTATLDLSAEMGVTLTIDSPPQAGDKWSLSPTRDAARDINVLITDPEKIAAADTAGGDANGKNALKLAQLQTTKVLGHGTMSINEMFSQVVNTVGVQTAQIKSANTAQSNLVAQKLEAQQAVSGVNLNEEYVSLSLYQEQYQASARIIDVASTLFDTLLGLRG
- the flgJ gene encoding flagellar assembly peptidoglycan hydrolase FlgJ, which produces MGYTNTSASLGSRQDSVFDMGRLSDLKRDVTKDPANPGTEQQKQVAKQFEALFLQMMLKRMREATPKEGLFDSQQTQMLQSMADEQLALHLATPGIGLSQSILAQMQQGKPGDLSAEAVQRLGQGTDLDFQTGGSRQVSALMDVMRNNRASDRALAAAEGAPEHVINFVSKMSRAATLASQQSGVPARLIMGQAALESGWGQREIKHEDGRTSYNLFGIKAGSSWKGKVVNVLTTEYEGGVAKKVTQPFRAYSSYEESFADYARLIGTSPRYESVTQARNEIEAARRIQSSGYATDPQYAQKLIGVMSQLRGAAAKVDISRQMLEGL
- a CDS encoding flagellar basal body P-ring protein FlgI; protein product: MKQPTPISALLSLLARVCVAAGLLAGASAAHAERLKDLASIQGVRGNQLIGYGLVVGLDGSGDQVRQTPFTQQSLTNMLSQLGITVPAGSNMQLKNVAAVMVTTTLPAFARPGQTLDVVVSSMGNAKSLRGGTLLMTPLKGADSQVYAIAQGNILVGGAGASAGGSSVQINQLNGGRISAGAIVERGVPTTFARDGYIYLEMNNTDFGTAQNVVAALNRKFGQGTATALDGRVVQVRSPMEQSAQARFLSQVEDLQVTRAPTVAKVIINARTGSVVMNRTVMIEEAAVAHGNLSVIINRQNQVSQPDTPFTEGQTVVVPNTQIEVRQDNGSLQRVTTSANLADVVKGLNALGATPQDLLAILQAMKSAGALRAELEII
- a CDS encoding flagellar basal body L-ring protein FlgH, with translation MPMSSVLRLVSSAALALLVAGCAMIPPEPIVTGPTTAAPPAPPMPTAQPTGSIYQPTTYGNYPLFEDRRPRNVGDIVTIVLNEKTNASKNVATNTNRSGNASLGIAAAPSFMDSWANANLNTDAKGGNVSQGKGDSTANNAFTGTITTTVVGVMSNGNLQVAGEKQIAINRGSEYVRFSGVVDPRSITGTNTVSSTQVADARIEYRSKGVMDEVQTMGWLQRFFLIASPF
- the flgG gene encoding flagellar basal-body rod protein FlgG; this translates as MMRSLWIAKTGLEGQQTSMDVISNNLANVSTNGFKRGRAVFQDLMYQTLRQPGAQVGDATQLPSGLQLGTGARVAATERIHTTGGLNNTGGELDVAINGRGFLQVELPDGTQAYTRDGALQRDQNGQLTTVSGYVIQPPMNVPDNALSISIGKDGIVSVTQPGAAGVNVQIGQLQIATFINPTGLQSVGENLYLETDASGPANLLQPGVDGAGTFMQNYVETSNVNVAEELVNMITTQRAYEMNSKAVKTSDEMLARLTQL
- a CDS encoding flagellar basal body rod protein FlgF, producing MDRIIYTAMNGAARITEHQAALSNNMANVNTPGFREQIALYRSVPVNDGVSLPTRVSTVASTPRNNFEMGNMQTTGRDLDVALASSNGWIAVQTPQGEAYTRAGSLQVGVNGLLQTSLGQPVMSDQNGIIDVPDQAALTITSDGTITAIGAGDAPNNILNLGRIKLANPPEAQLVHGDDGVFRLAPVNGQPAPPAPADPSLRVLSGVLEGSNTNPMAAMVGMIENARRFEQQMQVVQQADRNAERANGILSVS